One window of the Brevundimonas goettingensis genome contains the following:
- a CDS encoding copper resistance system multicopper oxidase — translation MLQGLTPAWARTVSPGSLAEPLNGPEVALSIGHQMFTAGGKTAHAVTVNGSLPGPLIRLREGQTARLSVTNTLDEDTSIHWHGLLLPFQMDGVPGISFPGIRPRETFVYEFLVRQHGTYWYHSHSNMQEAIGLYGPLIIDPLTPDPVEYDREHVLVLSDWSALHPHQILDRLKKSPGYFNHQRTTLAGLIDGSDRMSLEERRRWGAMRMDPRDILDVNGTTYSYLINGHATDQNWTGLFRAGERVRLRIINASAMSIFNFRIPGLPMTVVAADGCDVRPVETDEFQLSVAETYDVVVRPTEDRAFALVAEAIDRSGMAVATLAPRAGMRAEAPPLRPVPNLTMRDMGMGGMGAMDHSGMAGMDHGAMNHSPGAMRDPENAPAEMAVGVGVDMIAPDPVDRLGERPLGLQDVDHRVLVYTDLVALTANRDQRAPSRSLEIHLTGNMERFMWGFDGRKFSELVEPIRFERNERVRVTLVNDTMMSHPIHLHGHFFELVTGGPRGRQPLKHTVNVAPGSKVTFDLTADAPGDWAFHCHLLMHMHAGMFNVVTVRPLEAEG, via the coding sequence ATGCTGCAGGGACTGACCCCGGCCTGGGCGCGGACGGTGTCGCCGGGATCGCTGGCCGAGCCCTTGAACGGTCCCGAGGTCGCCCTCAGCATCGGCCATCAGATGTTTACCGCAGGCGGCAAGACGGCCCATGCGGTGACCGTCAACGGCAGCCTGCCCGGACCGCTGATCCGGCTGCGCGAAGGCCAGACGGCGCGGCTGTCGGTGACCAACACCCTGGACGAGGACACGTCCATCCACTGGCACGGCCTGCTGCTGCCGTTCCAGATGGACGGGGTGCCGGGCATCAGCTTCCCCGGCATCCGGCCGCGCGAGACCTTCGTCTACGAGTTCCTGGTCCGCCAGCACGGGACCTACTGGTATCACAGCCACTCCAACATGCAGGAGGCGATCGGCCTCTATGGCCCGCTGATCATCGACCCCTTGACGCCCGATCCGGTCGAGTACGACCGCGAGCATGTGCTGGTCCTGTCGGACTGGAGCGCCCTGCATCCGCACCAGATTCTCGACCGGCTGAAGAAGTCCCCCGGCTATTTCAACCACCAGCGCACGACCCTGGCCGGGCTGATCGACGGGTCGGACCGGATGAGCCTTGAGGAACGGCGCCGGTGGGGCGCGATGCGGATGGACCCGCGCGACATCCTCGACGTCAACGGCACGACCTACAGCTATCTGATCAACGGCCATGCGACCGATCAGAACTGGACCGGCCTGTTCCGCGCCGGGGAGCGCGTTCGCTTGAGGATCATCAACGCCTCGGCCATGTCGATCTTCAACTTCCGCATTCCCGGCCTGCCGATGACGGTGGTCGCGGCCGATGGTTGCGACGTGCGTCCGGTCGAGACCGACGAGTTCCAGCTCTCGGTCGCCGAGACCTATGACGTCGTCGTCCGCCCGACGGAGGACCGCGCTTTCGCGCTCGTCGCCGAGGCCATCGACCGGTCGGGGATGGCGGTCGCGACCCTGGCCCCCCGCGCCGGGATGCGGGCCGAGGCGCCGCCGCTGAGGCCGGTCCCCAACCTGACCATGCGCGACATGGGGATGGGCGGCATGGGCGCCATGGATCACTCGGGAATGGCCGGGATGGATCACGGGGCGATGAACCATTCACCGGGCGCCATGCGCGACCCGGAAAATGCGCCCGCGGAGATGGCGGTCGGCGTCGGGGTGGACATGATCGCGCCTGATCCGGTCGACCGGTTGGGCGAGCGGCCGCTGGGGCTGCAGGACGTCGATCACCGGGTGCTGGTCTATACCGACCTCGTCGCCCTGACCGCCAACCGCGACCAGAGGGCGCCGTCGCGGTCGCTGGAGATCCACCTGACCGGCAACATGGAACGGTTCATGTGGGGCTTTGACGGGCGGAAATTCTCCGAGCTGGTCGAGCCGATCCGGTTCGAGCGCAACGAGCGGGTGCGGGTGACGCTGGTCAACGACACCATGATGTCCCACCCGATCCATCTGCACGGCCATTTCTTCGAACTGGTCACCGGCGGGCCGCGCGGGCGTCAGCCGCTGAAGCACACGGTCAATGTCGCGCCGGGCTCGAAGGTGACCTTCGACCTGACCGCCGACGCGCCCGGCGACTGGGCCTTCCACTGCCACCTGCTGATGCACATGCATGCGGGGATGTTCAACGTCGTCACTGTGCGGCCGCTCGAGGCAGAGGGCTGA
- a CDS encoding UDP-glucose dehydrogenase family protein, giving the protein MRIAMIGTGYVGLVSGACFADFGHTVTCIDKDAGKIERLHQGIMPIFEPGLDRLVETNVAGGRLSFAVDGAEAIKAADAVFIAVGTPSRRGDGHADLSFVYAVAREVAELMDGFTVVVTKSTVPVGTGDEIERIIREIRPDADFAVVSNPEFLREGAAIDDFKRPDRVVVGVEDDRARAVMAEIYRPLNLNESPLLYVGRRTSELIKYAANAFLALKITFINEMADLCEAVDANVQQVARGIGLDNRIGSKFLHAGPGYGGSCFPKDTLALVRTASDAGTPVRLVETTVAVNDARKKAMAGRVEKALDGELKNKTIAVLGLTFKPNTDDMRDAPSLDVIPALIAAGATVQAFDPEGMHEAGKMLTGVDFKEDPYAAITGADVVVILTEWDQFRALDLDKVKLLLKTPIVVDLRNVYRPDDMRARGFKYTSIGRA; this is encoded by the coding sequence ATGCGTATCGCCATGATCGGCACCGGCTATGTCGGGCTGGTGTCCGGAGCCTGTTTCGCCGACTTCGGTCATACCGTTACATGCATCGACAAGGACGCGGGCAAGATCGAGCGCCTGCATCAGGGGATCATGCCGATCTTCGAGCCCGGGCTGGACCGTCTGGTCGAGACCAATGTCGCCGGCGGACGGCTGTCCTTCGCCGTGGACGGGGCTGAAGCCATCAAGGCCGCCGATGCCGTTTTCATCGCCGTGGGCACCCCCTCGCGGCGCGGCGACGGCCATGCCGACCTCAGCTTCGTCTATGCGGTCGCCCGGGAAGTCGCCGAGCTGATGGACGGCTTCACCGTGGTCGTGACCAAGTCGACCGTACCGGTCGGCACCGGCGACGAGATCGAGCGCATCATCCGCGAGATTCGCCCGGACGCCGACTTCGCCGTCGTCTCCAACCCCGAGTTCCTACGCGAAGGCGCCGCCATCGACGACTTCAAACGCCCCGACCGCGTCGTGGTCGGCGTCGAGGACGACCGCGCCCGCGCCGTCATGGCCGAGATCTATCGCCCGCTGAACCTCAACGAGAGCCCGCTGCTGTACGTCGGCCGCCGCACCTCGGAACTGATCAAATACGCCGCCAACGCCTTCCTGGCGCTGAAGATCACCTTCATCAACGAGATGGCAGACCTGTGCGAGGCCGTGGACGCCAACGTCCAGCAGGTCGCGCGCGGCATCGGTCTGGACAATAGGATCGGCTCGAAATTCCTGCACGCCGGCCCCGGCTACGGCGGCTCCTGCTTCCCCAAGGACACCCTGGCCCTGGTCCGCACGGCCAGCGACGCCGGCACGCCCGTGCGGCTGGTCGAGACCACGGTCGCCGTCAACGACGCCCGCAAGAAGGCCATGGCCGGGCGCGTCGAGAAGGCGCTGGATGGGGAGCTCAAGAACAAGACCATCGCGGTCCTGGGCCTGACCTTCAAACCGAACACCGACGACATGCGCGACGCGCCGTCTCTGGACGTGATCCCCGCCCTGATCGCCGCCGGCGCCACGGTTCAGGCCTTCGATCCCGAGGGGATGCATGAGGCCGGCAAGATGCTGACCGGCGTCGACTTCAAGGAAGATCCCTACGCCGCCATCACCGGCGCCGACGTTGTGGTCATCCTGACCGAGTGGGACCAGTTCCGGGCCCTCGACCTCGACAAGGTCAAGCTGCTGCTCAAGACGCCGATCGTCGTCGATCTGCGCAACGTCTACCGCCCCGACGACATGCGCGCCCGCGGCTTCAAATACACCTCGATCGGCCGGGCCTGA
- a CDS encoding M20/M25/M40 family metallo-hydrolase, with product MSRRLLAASALALAFAAAPFAASAQDEATIRQAELLRDKAMTSNVALDYVTQLTTRFGPRPAGSHSEQAAAAWAADYLKGLGFQNVHIQEFPLVGWERGQDSGSILGDNPQPLAVAALGHSPATPEGGIEAEVVRFTSLEALQAVPDGSLAGKIALVDVGQMHAMQDGSGYGPQTRIRGAGPDVAAKKGAAAFLIRSVGSDENRLPHTGTTRYVDGKVAIPGFAVSAPDADQIARLMDLGQTVRVRLSSTAHVYETHSQNVIADIPGRTRPNEVIVLGSHMDSWDLGTGAIDDGAGGAITIAAAKAIAESGQRPERTIRVILYGSEEVAQPTNTGNGGGAYAREQGGKVADHIIAGESDFGADRVYAFALPPGAQGTAFQRIVTRVLYPIGVLTSARPETEGGADVGPLAEAGVPVFGLKQDGTRYFDLHHTANDTLDKIDPAQLNQNVAAWTALVWLIANSNVEFRSAMPKPAAQ from the coding sequence ATGTCCCGCCGTCTGCTCGCCGCCAGCGCCCTTGCGCTCGCCTTCGCCGCCGCTCCGTTCGCGGCCTCCGCACAGGACGAGGCGACCATCCGTCAGGCCGAGCTGCTGCGCGACAAGGCGATGACTTCCAACGTCGCCCTCGACTACGTCACCCAGCTCACGACCCGCTTCGGTCCGCGCCCGGCGGGCTCGCATTCGGAACAGGCCGCCGCCGCCTGGGCCGCCGACTATCTGAAGGGCCTCGGCTTCCAGAACGTGCACATCCAGGAGTTCCCGCTGGTCGGCTGGGAACGGGGTCAGGACAGCGGCTCGATCCTCGGCGACAATCCGCAGCCCCTGGCCGTGGCCGCGCTCGGCCATTCGCCCGCCACGCCTGAAGGCGGGATCGAGGCCGAGGTGGTGCGCTTCACCAGCCTGGAAGCCCTGCAGGCCGTTCCGGACGGCTCGCTGGCCGGCAAGATCGCCCTCGTCGACGTGGGCCAGATGCACGCCATGCAGGACGGTTCGGGCTATGGCCCGCAGACGCGCATCCGCGGCGCCGGTCCCGATGTGGCGGCGAAGAAGGGGGCCGCGGCCTTTCTGATCCGCTCGGTCGGCTCCGACGAGAACCGCCTGCCGCACACGGGCACGACCCGCTATGTCGACGGCAAGGTAGCCATTCCGGGTTTCGCTGTCTCCGCGCCCGACGCCGACCAGATCGCCCGGCTGATGGACCTCGGCCAGACGGTGCGGGTGCGGCTGTCCTCGACCGCCCATGTCTATGAGACCCACTCCCAGAACGTGATCGCCGACATCCCGGGCCGGACGCGTCCGAATGAGGTCATCGTCCTGGGTTCGCACATGGACAGCTGGGATCTGGGCACCGGCGCCATCGACGACGGCGCGGGCGGGGCCATCACCATCGCGGCGGCCAAGGCGATCGCCGAGAGCGGCCAGAGGCCTGAACGCACCATCCGCGTGATCCTGTACGGGTCGGAAGAGGTGGCCCAGCCGACCAATACCGGCAACGGCGGCGGCGCCTATGCGCGGGAGCAGGGCGGCAAGGTCGCCGACCACATCATCGCGGGCGAGAGCGACTTCGGCGCAGACCGCGTCTATGCCTTCGCCCTGCCGCCGGGCGCGCAAGGGACGGCGTTCCAGCGCATCGTCACGCGCGTCCTCTATCCGATCGGCGTCCTGACCTCGGCCCGGCCCGAGACCGAGGGCGGTGCGGACGTCGGGCCACTGGCCGAGGCGGGCGTGCCGGTGTTCGGCCTCAAGCAGGATGGGACCCGCTACTTCGACCTGCACCACACGGCGAACGATACGCTGGACAAGATCGACCCGGCCCAGCTGAACCAGAACGTCGCCGCCTGGACGGCGCTGGTCTGGCTGATCGCCAATTCGAACGTGGAGTTCCGCTCGGCCATGCCGAAGCCGGCCGCCCAGTAA
- a CDS encoding DUF4287 domain-containing protein, producing MAPVLTTLVLTERQQKWFATVQANFEKNTGKPMSEWLEIMKTCPETKPRARMTWLKAEHGVGQNSAAFILDSLKTEGAGMGWDEPDLRAALWKEPGSLAVLEAVEAVAGRLDGVISGQRKSFTSFSRAVQFAAARPLKTGGLLLGVKLEPAVSPRLSPSVKKESWSERLSAVVELTAPDQVDADLADLFAQAADNG from the coding sequence ATGGCCCCCGTCCTGACCACCCTCGTCCTGACCGAACGCCAGCAGAAGTGGTTCGCCACCGTCCAGGCCAATTTCGAGAAGAACACCGGCAAGCCCATGTCCGAGTGGCTCGAGATCATGAAGACCTGCCCCGAGACCAAACCACGCGCCCGGATGACCTGGCTGAAGGCCGAGCACGGCGTCGGCCAGAACAGCGCCGCCTTCATCCTCGACAGTCTGAAGACCGAAGGCGCCGGCATGGGCTGGGACGAGCCCGACCTGCGCGCCGCCCTGTGGAAAGAGCCCGGCTCTCTGGCGGTGCTGGAGGCGGTGGAGGCTGTGGCGGGTAGGCTGGACGGCGTCATCTCGGGTCAGAGGAAGAGCTTCACCTCCTTCTCGCGCGCGGTGCAGTTCGCGGCGGCGCGTCCGCTGAAGACCGGCGGGCTGCTGCTGGGTGTCAAACTCGAGCCCGCCGTCTCTCCGCGGCTGTCTCCATCGGTGAAGAAGGAAAGCTGGTCGGAGCGGCTGTCGGCCGTGGTCGAGCTGACCGCGCCCGATCAGGTCGATGCGGACCTGGCCGACCTGTTTGCACAGGCTGCTGACAACGGTTGA
- a CDS encoding phage holin family protein has product MLRFIAQFLVTALGLWLASRIVPGVSFTDTGTLLLAAILLGIVNAIVRPILTVLTFPITVITLGLFLLVVNAAMIGLVAVLLGGFVVDGLAAGIGAAIITGIVSWLAGAFISDGKA; this is encoded by the coding sequence ATGCTGCGTTTCATCGCCCAGTTCCTCGTCACCGCCCTTGGCCTCTGGCTGGCCTCGCGGATCGTGCCGGGGGTCAGTTTCACCGATACCGGGACCCTGCTGCTGGCGGCCATCCTGCTGGGGATCGTCAACGCCATCGTGCGGCCGATCCTGACGGTTCTGACCTTCCCGATCACCGTCATCACCCTGGGCCTGTTCCTCCTGGTGGTGAACGCGGCGATGATCGGACTGGTGGCGGTGCTGCTGGGCGGCTTCGTCGTCGACGGCCTGGCCGCGGGTATCGGGGCGGCGATCATCACCGGCATCGTCAGCTGGCTGGCCGGCGCCTTCATCAGCGACGGAAAGGCCTGA